A section of the Oncorhynchus tshawytscha isolate Ot180627B linkage group LG09, Otsh_v2.0, whole genome shotgun sequence genome encodes:
- the LOC112257384 gene encoding long-chain fatty acid transport protein 4, translating into MMRLACCTVLLFLLRLLVGLPWFQVLPSILIFYLSSGGWKFVLIFAKTIRRDLHAAGVLLKVKSNVNRHLKERNTLPKIFAETVRRHGDKTALIFEGTGEKWSFRQLDEYSNRVANLLLQRGFVEGDVVALFMENRSQYVGLWLGMAKIGVEAALINFNLRLEALVHCVTISNAKAVVFGSELTEAVCEVHSSMGKTVQMLCSGDWDPKCVPTGTECLEPLLDAAPTHLPIRPDRCFTDRLFYIYTSGTTGMPKAAIVVHSRYYRMAALVYYGFGMTSDDVLYDCLPLYHSAGNIVGVGQCLIHGMTVVIKKKFSASRFWDDCAKYNCTIVQYIGEICRYLLNQPVKEIEGKHKVRMALGNGLRQSIWEEFTSRFNVPQIAEFYGATECNCSLGNFDNMTGACGFNSQILPFIYPIRLVKVDEETMELIRGPDGVCIPCGPGEPGQLVGRINQKDPLRRFDGYVNEGANSKKTANSVFKKGDTAYLSGDVLVMDQYGYMYFKDRTGDTFRWKGENVSTTEVEGTLSRLLDMMDVVVYGVEVPGAEGKAGMAAVADPERSTDLEKFGKDLEKALPPYARPVFLRFLKEVNKTGTYKFQKTDMRRDGFDPSMVSDKLYLLDPTRGRYVELHQELYSSIISGKQKL; encoded by the exons ATGATGCGCCTGGCTTGCTGCACCGTTCTCCTCTTCCTGCTCCGTCTCTTGGTGGGCCTGCCCTGGTTCCAggtcctcccctccatcctcatCTTCTACCTGAGCTCTGGAGGCTGGAAGTTCGTACTCATTTTTGCCAAAACCATCAGAAGAGATTTACA tgcgGCAGGCGTCCTCCTCAAGGTGAAGTCAAACGTCAATCGTCACCTGAAGGAACGAAACACCCTCCCTAAAATCTTCGCCGAGACGGTGCGTCGCCATGGGGACAAGACTGCGCTCATTTTCGAGGGCACAGGCGAGAAGTGGTCCTTCCGGCAGCTGGATGAGTACTCCAACCGTGTAGCCAACCTGCTGCTCCAGAGGGGCTTCGTGGAAGGGGATGTGGTGGCTCTCTTCATGGAGAACCGGTCCCAGTACGTGGGCCTCTGGCTGGGCATGGCCAAGATAGGAGTGGAGGCTGCTCTGATCAACTTTAACCTGCGGCTGGAGGCCCTGGTGCACTGCGTCACCATCTCAAACGCTAAGGCTGTGGTGTTCGGCAGCGAGCTGACCGAGG CTGTGTGTGAGGTCCACAGTTCCATGGGGAAGACGGTACAGATGCTGTGTTCAGGGGACTGGGACCCCAAATGTGTCCCTACAGGGACAGAGTGCCTGGAGCCTCTACTGGATGCCGCTCCGACCCACCTGCCCATCCGCCCAGATCGCTGCTTCACtg ATCGTCTGTTCTACATCTACACATCTGGGACCACCGGGATGCCCAAAGCTGCCATCGTGGTGCACAGCAG GTACTACCGCATGGCAGCCTTGGTATACTACGGCTTCGGTATGACGTCTGATGATGTGTTGTACGATTGCCTTCCACTCTACCACTCCgcag GAAACATTGTTGGCGTGGGGCAGTGCCTGATCCACGGCATGACTGTGGTCATCAAGAAGAAGTTCTCTGCCTCCCGGTTCTGGGACGACTGTGCCAAGTACaactgcacg ATTGTCCAGTACATCGGGGAGATCTGCCGGTACCTGTTGAACCAGCCGGTAAAGGAAATAGAGGGTAAACACAAGGTCCGTATGGCGCTCGGTAACGGCCTGCGCCAGTCCATCTGGGAAGAGTTCACCTCTCGCTTCAACGTACCACAGATAGCAGAGTTCTACGGAGCCACAGAGTGCAACTGTAGCCTGGGAAACTTCGACAACATG ACAGGTGCATGTGGCTTCAACAGCCagatcctccccttcatctaccccATCAGACTGGTGAAGGTAGATGAGGAGACCATGGAGCTCATCAGAGGCCCCGATGGCGTCTGCATCCCCTGTGGGCCTG gtgagcCCGGCCAGTTGGTAGGCAGGATCAATCAGAAAGACCCCCTGAGAAGGTTTGACGGCTACGTGAACGAAGGAGCCAACAGCAAGAAGACTGCTAACAGTGTCTTCAAGAAGGGAGACACTGCCTATCTCTCAG GTGACGTCCTAGTCATGGACCAGTATGGTTACATGTACTTTAAGGATCGTACAGGGGACACGTTCCGTTGGAAGGGAGAGAACGTGTCGACCACAGAGGTGGAGGGAACCCTGAGCCGTCTGCTGGACATGATGGACGTGGTAGTCTACGGAGTGGAGGTGCCAG GGGCTGAGGGGAAGGCTGGGATGGCCGCCGTAGCAGATCCAGAGAGATCTACAGATCTGGAGAAGTTTGGGAAGGATCTAGAGAAAGCTCTGCCACCCTACGCACGACCCGTCTTCCTACGCTTCCTCAAAGAGGTCAATAAGACAG GCACCTATAAGTTCCAGAAGACAGACATGCGGCGGGACGGTTTTGACCCCAGCATGGTATCAGACAAACTGTACCTCCTGGACCCCACCAGGGGGCGCTATGTGGAGCTGCATCAGGAGCTCTACAGCAGCATCATCTCAGGGAAGCAGAAACTGTAA